CGATCTGTTTTTTGGGGAAATTCACGACTGCAACGACTTGTTTTCCGATCAGTTCTTCTTTGCTGTAGTGTACCGTAATCTGGGCACTGCTTTGCAGTATACCTATCTTATCACCAAAATCGAGTTTCAATTGATAGGCCGGTTTCTTCGCTTTTGGAAAATCCTGCGCATCCAAAATTGTTGCTACCCTTAAATCCACCTTCTCAAAATCGCTCCAGCTAATGGTATTACTCATAATCTATTGCTACTGATATCCTGAATCTCTTTACCTATTGTAAATAAAATATAGGAAGGCTTCCGCCGCAAACGCAAAGACAACCTAGTGATCAACTTATCTTCTTCTCCTGCTTGAAAAGCTAAATCTTCGTCACTTAAATGATTGTACTTGCGACGGAGTTTTTCTTTGGCTACTTGCCATTGTTCTTCGTTAATTTTCAGCATAACTAAGATTTAGGTATAAAATTTGTATATCTTTACTGAACTGTAAAAGTTTCTTTAAAGATACAATATATACATAAATAAAAGATTATGAAAAAGATTTTACCAGCATTACTTTTGATTTGTGGTAGCGTAGCAACGGCACAGGCGCAGCTTCTGCCTGGATTTGAGGTGGGTGTTAAGGGAGGGTTAAACTTCTCAAAGCTTAAAAGCGATGGCAAATATTTCAATTCTGACACGAAAGCTGGCTACCAAGCGGGCCTTTATGGCCGTGTTGGTGTATTAGGTTTCCATATTCAGCCTGAGGTTTATTTAACAGGTAAAAACACAAAAGTAACCAATCAAAATGGTGAATCTACAGATGTTAAGTTTACTACAGTAGATGTTCCCGTATTATTGGGTAAGCGTTTTGGTTTAGGGCCGATTGGCGCTCGAATCCAGACGGGTCCAATATTCTCATTTAAAGTAGACGACAAACAAGATAAGGTTTTTGATCAATTAAATCCCAACAACTATAAAAAGAGTGGTACCTCATGGGCATTTGGTGTAGGCGCTGATGTTTCCAGTTTGCGTGTAGATCTCCGTTATGAAATGGGTTTAAATAAAGTCAACAATGAGAGCCAGGCAAATCCAAAAATCAACATGTGGAGTATTGGCTTAGGCTATAGATTATTCAGTATTCTATAGCAGGTTAAGCTGCGTTTCTATACCGTTCGAAAGTCCGTTTTTATTCAAAACGGACTTTTTATTTCAATAAACTTTAGAACCGTTCTAAATTGTTGCTTTTTCTTGTCAAAATGGTATCATATTTAATAGCAAATAGTAGATTTGCCTAATTAAAATTAAATTACAAGGATAATGAGTAAATCAAAGCCAGTTTTCAGTTCTTCGATTGGGAAGAAGCTAATCATGAGCTTAACAGGAATCTTCCTATGTTTATTCCTAGTTGTTCACTTGGTTGGTAACTTGCAATTATTTAAAGATGATGCGGGTCTAGCGTTCAACAAGTACGCCTATTTTATGACTCACTTTACACCAATCAAAGTTGTTTCTTACTTATTGTATGCTTCGGTAATTGTTCACGTCATCTATGCTATTACATTGTCGATGAAAAACAAGGCCGCCCGTCCTATTGGTTATGCCAAATATGATGGCCAAGCAAACAGCAAGTGGAATTCACGCAACATGGGTATCTTAGGTACTGTCATTTTAGTATTCTTAGCGACACACATGTCTAATTTTTGGTGGAAGTTTCACAATGATGAAGTACCGTACATCGAATACCGTACTGATTTGGCAACTGGGCAAACCACAGCGAGAGAACTTCAAGCATCTGAATTCCATGACTACCAAGAAACGGTAGAAAACAATGTTCAAATCGTAAAGGCAAGAGATTTGTACAAGCAAGTTGACTTTGCTTTCAAAAATGTTGCATTGGTAGCTTTGTATGTGATTGCAATGGCAGCTTTGGCGTTCCACTTAATTCATGGTTTTCAATCTGCATTCCAAACTTTAGGTTTTAACCACAGAAGATATATTGGAATTGTCAGAGCAATCGGTGTTTGGGTATTTGGGGTATTAATTCCAATTGGCTTTGCAATAATGCCGTTGTTTTTCTTCTTTAAATAATTCAGAATCTTTTAAGATAAAGCTCCGGCTCTATCGATCAATATAAAATTAAGAGATATGTTAGATTCAAAAGTACCAGCGGGCCCATTAGCCCAAAAGTGGTCAAATCATAAATTTAATCTGAAGCTGGTTAACCCTGCTAACAAACGTAAATTTACAGTTATTGTTGTTGGTACAGGACTTGCTGGTGCATCTGCAGCAGCGTCGTTAGCCGAGTTAGGATACAATGTAATTACATTCTGTTATCAAGATTCACCACGTCGTGCACACTCTATTGCGGCGCAAGGTGGTATCAATGCAGCAAAGAGTTACCAAAATGACGGTGACTCTGTTTTCCGTTTATTCTACGACACCATCAAAGGTGGTGACTACCGCTCACGTGAAGCCAACGTTTACCGTTTGGCAGAGGTATCTGTTAATATCATCGACCAATGTGTCGCTCAAGGTGTTCCATTTGCACGTGAATATGGAGGTTTATTAGATAACCGATCTTTCGGTGGTGCACAGGTAAGCCGTACGTTCTATGCCCGTGGTCAAACGGGACAACAGTTATTGTTAGGTGCTTATTCAGCGTTGAATCGCCAGATAAAAAAAGGAAAAGTAAAATCTTATACGCGTCATGAGATGTTAGACCTTGTTATGATCGATGGTCATGCGAAAGGTATTGTAACACGTGACTTGGTTTCAGGTAAGATAGAAACGCATGCTGCACATGCAGTATTGATGTGTACTGGTGGTTATGGAAACGTATTTTTCTTGTCTACAAATGCAATGGGTTGTAACGTTACAGCTGCTTGGAGAGCACACAAACGTGGCGCTTACTTCGCTAACCCTTGTTATACACAAATTCACCCAACTTGTATCCCGGTAACAGGAGATCACCAATCTAAATTGACATTGATGTCAGAGTCTTTACGTAATGATGGCCGTGTATGGGTTCCTAAAACTCAAGAAATGGCTGAAAGATTGCGTAAAGGTGAGATCAAAGCCAATGACATCAAAGAAGACGACAGAGATTATTTCTTGGAGCGTAAATACCCATCATTCGGTAACTTGGTACCACGCGACGTGGCCTCTCGTAATGCAAAAGAGGCTGTTGATGATGGTCGTGGTGTTGGTAAAACTGGTTTCGCTGTATTCTTGGATTTTAAAGAAGCTATTGGTCGTCTAGGCGAGGATGCTGTACGTGCTAAATACGGTAATTTATTTGACATGTACTACCAAATCACGGATGAGAACCCTTACAAACAGCCAATGCGTATCTACCCAGCTGTTCACTATACAATGGGTGGCGTTTGGGTTGATTACAACTTGATGACTACAATCCCAGGTTTGTATGCATTGGGTGAA
The genomic region above belongs to Sphingobacterium zeae and contains:
- a CDS encoding porin family protein; translation: MKKILPALLLICGSVATAQAQLLPGFEVGVKGGLNFSKLKSDGKYFNSDTKAGYQAGLYGRVGVLGFHIQPEVYLTGKNTKVTNQNGESTDVKFTTVDVPVLLGKRFGLGPIGARIQTGPIFSFKVDDKQDKVFDQLNPNNYKKSGTSWAFGVGADVSSLRVDLRYEMGLNKVNNESQANPKINMWSIGLGYRLFSIL
- a CDS encoding succinate dehydrogenase cytochrome b subunit, yielding MSKSKPVFSSSIGKKLIMSLTGIFLCLFLVVHLVGNLQLFKDDAGLAFNKYAYFMTHFTPIKVVSYLLYASVIVHVIYAITLSMKNKAARPIGYAKYDGQANSKWNSRNMGILGTVILVFLATHMSNFWWKFHNDEVPYIEYRTDLATGQTTARELQASEFHDYQETVENNVQIVKARDLYKQVDFAFKNVALVALYVIAMAALAFHLIHGFQSAFQTLGFNHRRYIGIVRAIGVWVFGVLIPIGFAIMPLFFFFK
- a CDS encoding fumarate reductase/succinate dehydrogenase flavoprotein subunit — translated: MLDSKVPAGPLAQKWSNHKFNLKLVNPANKRKFTVIVVGTGLAGASAAASLAELGYNVITFCYQDSPRRAHSIAAQGGINAAKSYQNDGDSVFRLFYDTIKGGDYRSREANVYRLAEVSVNIIDQCVAQGVPFAREYGGLLDNRSFGGAQVSRTFYARGQTGQQLLLGAYSALNRQIKKGKVKSYTRHEMLDLVMIDGHAKGIVTRDLVSGKIETHAAHAVLMCTGGYGNVFFLSTNAMGCNVTAAWRAHKRGAYFANPCYTQIHPTCIPVTGDHQSKLTLMSESLRNDGRVWVPKTQEMAERLRKGEIKANDIKEDDRDYFLERKYPSFGNLVPRDVASRNAKEAVDDGRGVGKTGFAVFLDFKEAIGRLGEDAVRAKYGNLFDMYYQITDENPYKQPMRIYPAVHYTMGGVWVDYNLMTTIPGLYALGECNFSDHGANRLGASALMQGLADGYFVIPYTVGDYLAKLGSFAPVDHNHPAFEATRKEVEDKINKLLSLNGTETVDDIHKKLGLIMWEYCGMARTAEGLKKAQGLIQELKKEFWTNVRVLGENEELNLSLEKAGRVADFLELGELMVVDALQREESCGGHFRLESQTEEGEAKRNDDEFAYVSAWEYKGDNVPEELHKEDLVFENVQLTQRSYK
- a CDS encoding tRNA-binding protein, translating into MSNTISWSDFEKVDLRVATILDAQDFPKAKKPAYQLKLDFGDKIGILQSSAQITVHYSKEELIGKQVVAVVNFPKKQIANFFSECLVTGFPDENGDIILTSVDKKLPNGSKLS